The Rhodobacter sp. CZR27 genome includes a window with the following:
- the qatB gene encoding Qat anti-phage system associated protein QatB, with protein sequence MSSYVRSGTGGARGAARRMGASRSAGARLLGFVRNVESFGAATALQQFNLGSLASRPAAEVFTALLDFICPPGGALDEAIARQAMLDAISDFADAGMDDFGAMSDAERREFFLDFIIRSIEGRIITDMATRGMARSASVEAMEDMQEQLHDFVAGHTRGALAPLLDGPVHSDAEMMNTIDNIYEAGFELISLMGEAE encoded by the coding sequence TTGTCCAGCTATGTGCGTTCCGGGACGGGCGGGGCACGCGGCGCCGCTCGGCGCATGGGCGCTTCGCGGTCGGCGGGCGCTCGCCTCTTGGGCTTCGTGCGAAATGTGGAGAGCTTCGGAGCGGCTACCGCTCTTCAGCAATTCAACCTCGGGTCTCTGGCATCCCGGCCGGCTGCGGAAGTCTTCACAGCGCTCCTGGATTTCATCTGTCCGCCCGGCGGAGCCTTGGATGAGGCCATCGCGCGGCAGGCAATGCTGGACGCGATCTCCGATTTCGCTGATGCAGGGATGGACGACTTCGGCGCCATGTCGGACGCCGAACGTCGGGAGTTCTTCTTGGATTTCATCATCCGTTCAATCGAAGGTCGGATCATCACCGACATGGCGACGCGCGGGATGGCACGCTCTGCCAGCGTCGAAGCTATGGAAGACATGCAGGAACAGCTCCACGATTTCGTCGCGGGTCACACCAGAGGGGCTTTAGCACCCCTTCTGGACGGGCCGGTCCACTCCGACGCGGAGATGATGAACACGATCGACAACATTTACGAAGCTGGGTTCGAGCTGATTAGCCTCATGGGAGAAGCTGAATGA
- the qatA gene encoding Qat anti-phage system ATPase QatA: protein MQTQGNLSFAMFLNDQETATDLLYFEAISRTVVRLIDASKNDPLTIGIHGDWGAGKSSILKMIQSSWEDDGTLCLWFNGWAFEGFDDAKTVVIETVVEELTRARPKMADVKEAATKLRKRIDWLKLARKTGGLALTAFSGVPTPDIVSDAVGLIKGLVDNPGEAISIEKLVDWASTASEFVKDAPEEAGGTPAHMHAFREEFAALLDAAKVQRLVVMVDDLDRCLPSTAIATLEAIRLFLFVERTAFIIGADEAMIEYAVKDHFPELPPSSGPVSYSRNYLEKLIQVPFRIPALGAAETRIYVSLLLAENALGSDDPIFTQLIAAARDQLKKPWLIQGLDRSAIEEEIGRLPAPIDNALAISAQVSAVLSEGAHGNPRQIKRFLNTMMLREAIAEERGFADDIERSTLAKIMLAERFAPSFYGELAKLAAGDINGSPKAIKALEGHAKVSGSAQSVSAADEEPVEPPAEVGEWLTSEWIVRWAKTEPKLAGKDLRPYVFVTRDKRSALSGVAANQHLEAIIERLMAGRISATQSIEDLRKLTGMEPEAVFNALRDHILATDKPSRKPDGVDGLAVLVEHHPQLQPRLVELLEALPTEHIGAWAVSSWSKALQSTNSIERFDLLKNKWSKQTENKKLQSAAKATDLLPRARNL from the coding sequence ATGCAAACACAGGGTAATTTGAGCTTCGCTATGTTTTTGAATGACCAAGAAACCGCGACCGATCTTCTTTACTTCGAAGCCATCTCGAGGACCGTTGTCCGTCTGATCGACGCTTCCAAAAATGATCCTCTGACCATCGGGATTCATGGCGACTGGGGGGCCGGGAAATCCAGCATCCTCAAAATGATCCAGTCCTCCTGGGAGGACGACGGGACACTCTGCCTCTGGTTCAATGGCTGGGCGTTCGAGGGCTTTGACGACGCGAAAACGGTAGTCATTGAAACCGTTGTGGAAGAACTCACCCGGGCCCGGCCCAAGATGGCAGACGTCAAGGAAGCGGCCACTAAGCTGCGAAAACGTATCGACTGGCTGAAGCTCGCCCGCAAAACGGGCGGGCTTGCATTGACCGCCTTCTCCGGGGTCCCGACGCCGGACATTGTCTCGGATGCGGTAGGCCTGATCAAGGGCCTTGTGGACAATCCCGGCGAGGCTATCTCGATCGAGAAGCTCGTTGACTGGGCGAGCACAGCCAGCGAATTCGTAAAGGATGCTCCCGAAGAGGCGGGCGGGACCCCCGCGCATATGCATGCGTTCAGAGAGGAATTCGCAGCATTGCTAGATGCTGCGAAAGTCCAACGGCTGGTCGTCATGGTGGATGATCTGGATCGCTGCCTGCCGAGTACGGCCATCGCCACCCTGGAAGCGATTAGGCTCTTCCTGTTCGTCGAGCGCACCGCCTTCATCATCGGCGCTGACGAGGCGATGATCGAGTATGCGGTGAAGGACCACTTCCCGGAGCTCCCGCCATCCTCCGGCCCGGTGAGCTACTCTAGGAACTACCTCGAAAAATTGATCCAGGTCCCGTTCCGGATCCCCGCCTTGGGCGCTGCTGAGACGCGCATCTACGTGTCTCTGCTTCTGGCCGAGAACGCCCTCGGAAGCGACGACCCGATATTTACCCAGCTCATCGCCGCAGCGCGGGATCAGTTGAAGAAGCCATGGCTCATCCAAGGGCTCGACCGCTCGGCCATTGAAGAGGAAATCGGCAGGTTACCGGCTCCCATCGATAATGCCCTGGCCATAAGCGCCCAAGTCAGTGCGGTGTTGAGCGAGGGCGCGCACGGGAACCCACGGCAGATCAAGCGCTTCCTCAATACGATGATGCTGCGCGAGGCGATTGCAGAAGAACGTGGATTCGCTGACGACATCGAGCGGTCTACCCTCGCGAAAATCATGCTCGCAGAGCGTTTCGCGCCTTCGTTTTATGGGGAACTGGCGAAGCTCGCGGCCGGCGATATCAACGGATCTCCAAAAGCGATCAAGGCGCTTGAGGGTCATGCGAAAGTCAGTGGTTCGGCACAATCCGTGTCGGCCGCGGACGAAGAGCCAGTCGAACCTCCAGCCGAGGTCGGTGAATGGTTGACTAGCGAGTGGATCGTTCGCTGGGCGAAGACTGAGCCGAAGCTGGCAGGCAAGGATCTGCGGCCCTATGTCTTCGTCACCCGAGACAAACGTAGCGCGCTGTCCGGCGTCGCCGCCAATCAGCACCTCGAGGCGATCATCGAGAGGTTGATGGCGGGCCGCATCTCGGCCACTCAGAGTATAGAGGATTTGCGCAAGCTCACGGGAATGGAGCCTGAGGCAGTATTCAACGCGCTTCGCGACCACATCCTCGCGACAGACAAGCCATCCAGAAAGCCAGATGGTGTCGATGGGCTGGCAGTGTTGGTTGAGCATCACCCACAACTGCAGCCGCGATTGGTTGAGCTTCTCGAGGCATTGCCGACCGAGCACATCGGAGCATGGGCTGTGTCCAGCTGGAGCAAGGCACTTCAGTCCACCAACTCCATCGAACGCTTCGACTTGCTGAAGAACAAATGGTCGAAGCAGACAGAAAACAAGAAACTGCAGTCGGCAGCAAAAGCGACCGATCTGCTTCCGCGGGCAAGGAACCTCTAA